The Streptomyces sp. 11x1 genomic sequence CGACACCCGCCGCCCTGATCACAGTGCCCCGCCTCCCGCTCCGAGTTCGCACCCCGGCTCCGGACCGCCCGGAACCTCCGCCTCGGCCGCCAGCCGCTCCCGCGCCCGCTCGGCCCGCGCCAACTGCTCACCGACCGACGCCCGCACCGCCACCAACTCACCGATCAGCGCGTCGAGTTCGTCCAGCTTCCGCCGATACACCGCCAGCGACGCCGGGCACGAGTCGCCCTCCGGGTGCCCCGCCCTCAGACACTCCACGAACGGCCGCGTCTCCTCCAGGTCGAACCCGAAGTCCTGCAAGGTCCGGATCTGCCGCAACAGCTTCAGATCCGCCTCGTCGTACGTCCGGTACCCGTTCCCGGCCCGCCGCGCGGGCAACAGCCCCCGCGCCTCGTAGTACCGCAAGGCCCGCGTCGTCGTCCCGGCCCGCTCCGCCAGCTCCCCGATGCGCATACGAGGACGGTATTCCTTGACGCCGACGTCAAGGCAAGACCGCGCGCACAACACGACAAAAGCCGAGTGGCCAGGTCTATAGGGGGAGGACCTGGCCACTCGGGGTTCTGAAGCTGTTCGGTTGTGTCCCGTACGGCCGGATCTACGGGGGAGGACCCGGCCGTACGGAGTGTTGGGAGCCCTGGGCCCCGTCAGGGGCGCGGGGAACTGCGCGACCAGCCACGCTCGACCGGCGGCCGAAAGACGACCCGCAGTCCCCGGCGCTTGATCCGGCGCCCCAGCGGAGCACTCACGCCTTGGCGAGCTCTTTCTCGCCCTCCGGCTCGGCCGCGGCGGAGGCCGGCGCAGCCGCCCCATGGCCGTCGTCCAGCAGCGTCGCCTCGTCGAACGGCGCGTGCCCGGCGAGAACCTCGTTCACCCGCTCCTTGTCGATCTCCTTGGTCCAGGTACCGATGAGGACCGTGGCCACCGCGTTGCCCGCGAAGTTCGTCAGGGCGCGGGCCTCGCTCATGAAGCGGTCGATGCCGACGATGAGGCCGATACCGTCCACCAGGGCCGGCTTGTGGGACTGGAGGCCACCCGCGAGGGTCGCGAGACCGGCACCGGTGACACCCGCCGCGCCCTTGGAGGCGACCAGCAGGAAGAGCAGCAGCGCGATCTGCTCGCCGACCGCCATCGGCGTACCCATGGCGTCGGCGATGAACAGGGACGCCATGGTCATGTAGATCATGGTGCCGTCGAGGTTGAAGGAGTAGCCGGTCGGGACGGTGATGCCGACGACGGGCTTGCTGACACCCAGGTGCTCCATCTTCGCGATGAGGCGCGGCAGCGCGGACTCGGAGGAGGAGGTGGACAGGATCAGCAGGAACTCACGGCCCAGGTACTTGAAGAACGTGAAGATGTTCAGCCCCGCGACGATCTTCAGCAGCGCGCCGAGGACGATGAAGACGAAGAGGAAGCAGGTGACGTAGAAGCCGATCATCAGCACGGCGAGGCTCTTGAGGGCGTCGAGGCCGGCGGACCCGGTCACGGCCGCGATGGCACCGAACGCGCCGATCGGGGCGGCCCACATCACCATCGCGAGGATGCGGAAGACGAGGCGCTGGATGTGCTCGATACCGCGCAGGATCGGCTGGCCGGCGTCGCCCATGGCCTGGAGCGCGAAGCCCGCGAGCAGGGCGACCAGCAGGGTCTGCAGGACCTCGCCGCCGGTGAACGCGGAGACGATCGTGGTCGGGATGATGCCGAGCAGGAACTCGGTGGTGTCCTTCGCCTCGGCCGAGACCTGCGCCTGACCGGTCTCCTTGATCGCGTCGGTGACCGCGAGACCCGTGCCGGGCTCGACGATGTTGCCGACGACCAGACCGATGGCCAGGGCCACCAGCGACATGATCAGGAAGTAGACCAGGGCGATACCGCCGACGGCGCCGACCTTCGCGGCCTTCCGTACGGAGCCGATGCCCAGCACGATCGTGCAGAAGATGATCGGCGAGATCATCATCTTGATCAGGTTCACGAAGCCGGTGCCGATGGGCTTCAGCTCGACGGCGAAGTCGGGGGCGATGAGACCCACGGCGATGCCGAGGGCCACAGCCACGATCACGGCGATGTACAGGTAGTGCGTGCGGTCCCGCTTGGCGGGAGCGGTAGGTGCCGTATGAGTGGTGCTGGCCACGGCTGCCCTCCTCGTCGACGACGTCGTCGGCTCGCTGTTCCGGCGTGCGGCTCACGTCCGGGGGAATTCGGGAGACGGTCTCCCAAGGGGTGGGAACCGGCGGGTTCCCGGGTGGGAGCCCTGGGGCTCCCGGTGGGAGACCGGCTCCCGGTGTCGGGAGCCGGCGGGCTCCCGGAGCCGGCAGCTGGGGGACTTCCGGCGGTGGGAGCGGGGCTCCCCTGGGGTGGGGAGAGCCCGCCGCTCCCGGCGGTGGAAGCCGGCGGGCTTCCGGGGCCGGAGGCTGGAGGGCCTCCGGCGGTGGGAGCTGGGGGGCTCCCGGGGCGGGGAGACGGGCTCCCGGTGGTGGGAGACGGGCTCCCGGCGGCTCGGGTCGTGGTGTCCCGGGGCGGGAGTCGTGCTCCCTGTCGGTGTCCAGGTGCTGGACGGGTCGATGCAGTGACTATCTCCCTCCCTGTGAGGGCGGTCACCCTTCCGTTCATTTAGTTCACGCCTACACGGCGATGCAGACTGTGGGCATGCGCGTCCCGCTCCGTCTCCGTCCCCGCAGCCTCGCAGGTCAGCTCTTCGCCGTTCAGGCGGTGCTGATCGCCGCCGTGGTGGCCGGGTACGCGCTGTTCACGTACGTCAGCGACCGCTCCCAGGCGGAGGAGGCGGGAGGCCGTCAGGCCCTGGCCGTGGCCGCCACCGTCGCCGACTCCCCGTCGGTCCGTGCGGCGATCCACACCTCCGACCCCACGGCACGGCTCCAGCCGTACGCCACCGAGGTGCAGCGGCACGCAGGCGTCGACTTCGTGACGATCATGACGCCGGACGGCATCCGCTGGACCCACCCGGACCGCGACCGGATCGGTGAGCACTTCCTCGGCCACATAGAGGAGGCGCAGAAGGGCGGCTCGATCACCGAGACCTACACCGGCACGCTCGGCCCGTCGGTCCGCGCGGTCACCCCGATCATGGAGAACGGCGAGGTCATCGGCCTGGTCAGCGCCGGAATACGGGTGCAGGCGATCAGCGACCGCGTCGAGGATCAGCTCACGGCCCTGGTGGGCGTGGCCGCCGGCGCCCTGGCCCTCGGTGGTGTCGGCACCTATATCGTCAACGCCCGCCTGCGCCGCCACACCCACAACATGAACGCCGCCGAGCTGAGCAACATGCACGACTACCACCAGGCCGCCCTGCACGCCGTGCGCGAGGGCCTGCTGATGCTCGACGGCCAGTACCGGGTGGCCCTCATCAACGACGGGGCGCGGGAGCTGCTGGGGGTGACGGAGGACGTGGTCGGCCGTTCGGTGGCGGACCTGGGGCTGCCCGCCCCGCTGACGGGCGCGCTGCTCTCCTCCGAGCCCCGGGTGGACGAGGTGCTCCTGACCGCCGAACGGGTGCTGGTGGTGAACACCTCGCCGGTGTCGGGCGGCCAGCGCCGGGGCGCGGTGATCACCCTGCGCGATGTGACCGAACTCCAGTCCCTCACGGGTGAGCTGGACTCCGAGCGCGGCTTCACGCAGGCGCTGCGCTCCCAGGCGCACGAGGCCGCCAACCGCCTCCACACGGTTGTCTCGCTGATCGAGCTGGGCCGCTCGGACGAGGCGATCGACTTCGCGACGGCGGAACTGGAGCTGGCGCAGGCCCTGACGGACCAGGTCGTGGCGGCGGTCAGCGAACCGGTGCTCGCCGCGCTGCTGCTGGGCAAGGCCGCCCAGGCGAACGAACGGGGCGTCGAGCTGGTGGTCTCGGAGGACAGCCGTATCGACGACGGCCTCCTCCCGGAGTCCCTGCCGGCCCGCGACCTGGTCACGGTCCTGGGCAACCTGATCGACAACGCGGTGGACGCGGCGCAGGGGTCGGTCGGGGCGAGGGTGACGGTGACGGCGTACACGGACGAGCGGGCCGGGACGGCGGACGGGTCCGTGCTGGTGCTGCGGGTGTCGGACACGGGAAGCGGAGTGGACCCGGCCCACGCGGAGGCCGTCTTCGAGCGCGGCTTCTCCACGAAGCCCTCCGGTCCCGGCGGCCGTGGTCTCGGCCTGGCTCTCGTACGGCAGACCGCGCGCCGCCACGGGGGCACGCTGACCGTGTCGGAGGCGGCCGGGGGCGGGGCCGAGTTCGAGGTGCGGCTGCCGCTGGGCGCGCACGGCGGCGACGGGGCGGGGCAGGGACGTTCGGCGGGGCTGGACTCCGTGGCCGGGGACTCCGTGGTGCATGATGCCGCGGAGCAGGACAACGACGACGATGTCCAGGCCCCTCGGGCCACGGTGGCTGGAGGCGACGACGCATGACGAAGGCCGGGTCCGACCCCATCAGAGTCCTGGTCGTCGAGGACGACCCCGTAGCCGCCGACGCGCACATGATGTACGTCGGCCGTGTCCCCGGCTTCACGGCGGTCGGCAAGGCCCACACGGGCGCGGAGGCGCGGCGTGCGCTGGACCGGATGCCGGTGGATCTGCTGCTGCTGGACCTCCACCTGCCGGACGTGCACGGTCTGCAGCTGGCCCGCTCGCTCCGCGCGGCCGGCTACCACGCGGACGTGATAGCGGTGACGTCGGCGCGGGACCTGACGGTGGTCCGGGAGGGCGTCTCGCTGGGCGTGGTCCAGTACGTCCTGAAGCCCTTCACGTTCGCGACCCTCCGCGACCGTCTCGTCCGCTACGCCGAGTTCCATGCGGCAGCGGGCGAGGCGAGCGGGCAGGACGAGGTGGACCGGGCGCTGGCGACCCTGCGGGCCCCGGGTCCGGCGGCGCTGCCGAAGGGGCTGAGCGCCCCGACCCTGGAGCGGGTGACGGTGGCCCTGCGGGACGCGGGCGAGGGCCTGACGGCGGCCGGGGTGGCGGAGACGGTCGGCATCTCACGCATCACGGCCCGGCGCTATCTGGAACACCTGGTGGACGCGGGCCGCGCGGCCCGGAGCCCGCAGTACGGGCAGGTGGGACGGCCGGAGCTGCAGTACCGGTGGGTGAAGGGCTGACCACCCGCCGTCAGCCGGCCGATGGGGCGGGCCGTCCGGAGGGTCTGGCGTAGAGGACGATCTGCACCCCGAGCCCGACGACCGTGAGCGCCTCGACACCGGAGAGGACGACGAGACCCGCGCTGGTCTCACCGCTCACCCAGTACACCAACAGCCCGGCGAGCGGAACGACACAGAAGGCCAGCAGATCGATTCCGCACTGTATGACCTTGCGCGATCTCCTGCGCACATCGCCCCGGTGCGCGACTTCCCATTCGAAAACTTTCTGCGCACCGGCGAGCTGGGCGAGCCGCGGCCCGAGATCGCCCCGCACGTACGCCCCGATCGCGGAGATCTTCTCGTCGTTGACGAGGTAGGTCCATCCGAGTACGACGCATACAGGCGGCAGCGCGAGCAGCATCGCCGACTGCCTCGCCTGCGCCGAGGCGGCAATGACGGCGGCGAGCACGGTGAGGGTGACGTAGAGCAGATTGTCCCGAAACCCGATCCGCGTCTTCTGCTCCTCCTTGACGACCTGATACTCGACGAGCAACAACTGCCCGACGGTGATGTCGTCCTGTTCCGGCACCCTTGCCCCCTACCACTGCGACAACAAAGCCTCTGCTCAAGCAACTTGCCCAGCACCTTACGGCGAACCGGTGCAGACGCATTGACCTGACTAGACCACTCCCCTTACCGTCACCGGGCACCACCCAAGGCCACAGCGACGTAGCCAGCAGGAGGTCGTGCCCGTGCGCCCCACCGCACCCAGCTCCCGCCGATCCCCCCTCCGCCTCCTCCTCACCGCCGCCCTGGCTGTCACC encodes the following:
- a CDS encoding MerR family transcriptional regulator, producing the protein MRIGELAERAGTTTRALRYYEARGLLPARRAGNGYRTYDEADLKLLRQIRTLQDFGFDLEETRPFVECLRAGHPEGDSCPASLAVYRRKLDELDALIGELVAVRASVGEQLARAERARERLAAEAEVPGGPEPGCELGAGGGAL
- a CDS encoding cation:dicarboxylate symporter family transporter; translation: MASTTHTAPTAPAKRDRTHYLYIAVIVAVALGIAVGLIAPDFAVELKPIGTGFVNLIKMMISPIIFCTIVLGIGSVRKAAKVGAVGGIALVYFLIMSLVALAIGLVVGNIVEPGTGLAVTDAIKETGQAQVSAEAKDTTEFLLGIIPTTIVSAFTGGEVLQTLLVALLAGFALQAMGDAGQPILRGIEHIQRLVFRILAMVMWAAPIGAFGAIAAVTGSAGLDALKSLAVLMIGFYVTCFLFVFIVLGALLKIVAGLNIFTFFKYLGREFLLILSTSSSESALPRLIAKMEHLGVSKPVVGITVPTGYSFNLDGTMIYMTMASLFIADAMGTPMAVGEQIALLLFLLVASKGAAGVTGAGLATLAGGLQSHKPALVDGIGLIVGIDRFMSEARALTNFAGNAVATVLIGTWTKEIDKERVNEVLAGHAPFDEATLLDDGHGAAAPASAAAEPEGEKELAKA
- a CDS encoding sensor histidine kinase, whose translation is MRVPLRLRPRSLAGQLFAVQAVLIAAVVAGYALFTYVSDRSQAEEAGGRQALAVAATVADSPSVRAAIHTSDPTARLQPYATEVQRHAGVDFVTIMTPDGIRWTHPDRDRIGEHFLGHIEEAQKGGSITETYTGTLGPSVRAVTPIMENGEVIGLVSAGIRVQAISDRVEDQLTALVGVAAGALALGGVGTYIVNARLRRHTHNMNAAELSNMHDYHQAALHAVREGLLMLDGQYRVALINDGARELLGVTEDVVGRSVADLGLPAPLTGALLSSEPRVDEVLLTAERVLVVNTSPVSGGQRRGAVITLRDVTELQSLTGELDSERGFTQALRSQAHEAANRLHTVVSLIELGRSDEAIDFATAELELAQALTDQVVAAVSEPVLAALLLGKAAQANERGVELVVSEDSRIDDGLLPESLPARDLVTVLGNLIDNAVDAAQGSVGARVTVTAYTDERAGTADGSVLVLRVSDTGSGVDPAHAEAVFERGFSTKPSGPGGRGLGLALVRQTARRHGGTLTVSEAAGGGAEFEVRLPLGAHGGDGAGQGRSAGLDSVAGDSVVHDAAEQDNDDDVQAPRATVAGGDDA
- a CDS encoding response regulator; protein product: MTKAGSDPIRVLVVEDDPVAADAHMMYVGRVPGFTAVGKAHTGAEARRALDRMPVDLLLLDLHLPDVHGLQLARSLRAAGYHADVIAVTSARDLTVVREGVSLGVVQYVLKPFTFATLRDRLVRYAEFHAAAGEASGQDEVDRALATLRAPGPAALPKGLSAPTLERVTVALRDAGEGLTAAGVAETVGISRITARRYLEHLVDAGRAARSPQYGQVGRPELQYRWVKG